Below is a window of Caldalkalibacillus thermarum DNA.
TGTACGAGCTGTAGTAAATCCAGGAGAAGTCTTCAAAGTAGAAACCATGAATGCTTTTTCTCAAGAAACAAACTCAGAACAAGAATTAAACAAAGTCATTGATATGGGGTTTCATCATCCTTTTACAGGCCCTGTTTATATAAATGGAGCGAAATCAGGGATGACTTTAGAGGTAGTCATTTATGGGATTGAAATAGATGAATATGCATACACATGTGTTTCTCGTTCTTCGGGAGTTCTTAAAGGAAGATTTCAAGGTAGGAACTATAGGAAAGTTAAAATAAATGATTCTTTATTTACTCTTGGAAATATTACTCATAACATTGAACCTTGTTTAGGCGGTATTGGCGTATCAGACCCTAAGGGAACTCGGAATGGTGCTACAGGTAAGCATGGCGGAAATTTAGACTTTAGATGGTTAAGATCTGGATCTAAAGTGTATCTGCCTATTGCTAAGGATGGCGGATTTCTATATATGGGCGATTTGCATGCTAGACAAGGCAATGGAGAACTATCTGGAA
It encodes the following:
- a CDS encoding acetamidase/formamidase family protein; this encodes MSHTFISYQKELAHYSLDMMADVRAVVNPGEVFKVETMNAFSQETNSEQELNKVIDMGFHHPFTGPVYINGAKSGMTLEVVIYGIEIDEYAYTCVSRSSGVLKGRFQGRNYRKVKINDSLFTLGNITHNIEPCLGGIGVSDPKGTRNGATGKHGGNLDFRWLRSGSKVYLPIAKDGGFLYMGDLHARQGNGELSGIALESSGTVELSVQLHASSIPTPILELDNEILIVGYGETFDEAVKLAAEISVDIVSKSKNIEPVDAYMFLGLSSDIVTGHLTGTVKNFV